Proteins from a single region of Pseudopedobacter saltans DSM 12145:
- a CDS encoding SusC/RagA family TonB-linked outer membrane protein has translation MKRIVLLLLSYCICMVYGFAQEKVIVRGKVLDAKDRLPVIGASVFETDKDGRTIAGTQTDIDGNYALRMSNSKNKISVSYLGYKNFSEQLNGRTVVNVVLHSNESLLKEVVVTAGRTVNNGTGLNIEKRNSTTATVTIQGKELQELASQSIDQALQGRMSGVDIGTTSGDPGAGMSIRIRGTSSINGSSNPLIVLDGLPFDTEIPSDFNFGTADENGYAQLLNIAPTDIQDITVLKDAASTAVWGARAANGVLIINTKRGIIGKPQLTYNFKGYVSTQPKSIPLLNGNQYATLIPEEVSNADGNPLNIQNNKEFSFDPFDPYWYHNYSNNTDWINAITQTGLSQDHNLSMTGGGEKAKYYASLGYTGVRGTTVGTDLKRITTKINLDYNVSSRIRFRTDITFTHLDNSQNFPGEIRGVAYNKMPNMSIYEFDLYGNKSPNYLSPAYNIQGSFGYDGGKDKATGTYNPVAMALEAINKQVGNRILPHFFVQYDILPSLLTSTFDVQFDINNNKQNTFLPQIATGRYNNETVVNRAGDIDGDVFGVTTKLNFVYKPNLNQEIHTLQALLSLQTSDSRSLSYKANMSNTASSLLQDPADPSRTINSELALEATHSQNRSVGALLQGQYSLLDKYIVNAALRLDGNSRFGPDNRYGLFPSLSFRWRVSGEEFLKQANFIEDLSLRASYGQSGGVPNKNYLYFNQYTPFDYSYMGQSGVFPSNMELSNLKWQTVTGINFGFNLWLFKNRLLLDAEVYRNRTTDMFFDKLALPTYTGFDKYSANIGTMDNQGWEVMLNTIPYKKGKVQVGFDFNIARNVNIIREVSEYFPRDNGIKINQNGKYRSYLLEGNPFGSFYGFKYLGVYSTEDETIARDANGNKITGPNGQQIHMRFGYPSIDYVFQAGDAKYEDINHDGNIDEKDIVYLGNGIPKITGGFGPSLTYKGLTIRTFFNYRLGYQVINAATMNTTNMYSYDNQSTAVLRRWRNPGDVTDIPRALFKKGYNWLGSDRYVEEGSFVRFKSVTVRYNLAHNVLNKMKVRSASVYVTGENLVTWTKYRGQDPDISTRGDNDPFKINVDNSLTPPSRNILFGLTVGF, from the coding sequence ATGAAAAGAATTGTATTACTATTATTAAGCTACTGTATTTGTATGGTATACGGATTTGCGCAAGAAAAAGTGATTGTAAGGGGGAAGGTTTTAGATGCTAAAGATCGTTTACCTGTTATTGGAGCTTCGGTATTTGAGACCGACAAAGACGGGCGTACTATTGCAGGAACACAAACCGATATAGACGGAAATTATGCTTTAAGAATGTCGAATTCAAAAAACAAAATTTCGGTGTCTTATCTAGGCTATAAAAACTTTAGCGAGCAGTTAAATGGTAGAACTGTTGTAAATGTTGTGTTGCATTCAAACGAGTCCTTATTAAAAGAAGTTGTTGTAACAGCTGGAAGAACCGTAAATAATGGTACTGGTTTAAATATAGAAAAAAGAAACTCTACTACAGCCACCGTTACTATACAGGGTAAAGAATTGCAGGAATTAGCTTCGCAATCTATTGATCAGGCTTTACAAGGACGTATGTCCGGAGTTGATATAGGCACTACTTCCGGTGATCCAGGGGCAGGGATGTCGATTAGGATTCGTGGTACATCATCTATCAACGGATCTTCCAATCCGTTAATTGTATTGGATGGTTTACCGTTTGACACAGAAATTCCATCAGACTTTAATTTTGGAACAGCAGATGAAAACGGTTATGCACAGCTTCTGAATATAGCACCTACCGATATACAAGATATTACGGTTCTTAAGGATGCTGCTTCGACTGCAGTTTGGGGGGCCAGAGCTGCAAATGGGGTATTAATTATTAATACCAAACGTGGAATTATAGGTAAGCCTCAGTTGACTTATAATTTCAAGGGTTACGTATCAACGCAACCGAAAAGTATTCCTTTATTAAATGGCAATCAATACGCTACGCTGATACCTGAAGAAGTTTCGAACGCAGATGGTAATCCTCTGAATATACAAAATAATAAGGAGTTTTCCTTTGATCCGTTTGACCCCTATTGGTATCATAATTATAGTAATAATACGGATTGGATTAATGCCATTACGCAAACTGGTTTATCCCAGGATCATAACTTGTCTATGACCGGTGGTGGTGAAAAAGCGAAATACTATGCCTCATTAGGATATACCGGAGTAAGAGGGACAACTGTGGGTACAGATTTAAAGCGGATTACTACCAAAATTAATCTGGATTACAATGTGTCTTCCAGAATAAGATTCAGGACTGATATAACTTTTACTCATTTAGACAATAGTCAAAATTTTCCTGGCGAAATTAGAGGGGTAGCATACAATAAAATGCCAAATATGTCAATATATGAGTTTGATTTATATGGTAATAAATCACCAAATTATTTATCTCCGGCTTATAATATTCAGGGGTCTTTTGGATATGATGGAGGAAAAGACAAAGCTACAGGTACGTATAATCCGGTTGCAATGGCACTTGAAGCTATAAATAAGCAGGTGGGGAATAGAATTTTACCGCACTTTTTTGTTCAATATGATATTTTACCATCTTTACTAACGTCTACATTTGATGTACAATTTGATATAAATAACAATAAACAAAATACATTTTTACCACAAATAGCAACCGGTAGGTATAATAACGAAACTGTAGTAAACAGAGCAGGGGATATAGACGGAGATGTATTTGGAGTAACTACAAAATTGAATTTTGTTTATAAACCTAACTTAAATCAAGAAATTCACACGTTACAAGCATTACTCTCCTTACAAACAAGCGATTCAAGGTCTTTGTCTTATAAAGCGAATATGTCGAATACTGCATCGTCTCTTTTGCAAGACCCGGCAGATCCTTCGAGAACGATTAACTCGGAATTGGCCTTGGAAGCTACACATTCACAAAATCGCAGTGTAGGTGCATTGTTACAAGGTCAATATAGTCTGTTAGATAAATACATCGTTAATGCTGCATTACGTCTTGATGGAAATTCAAGATTTGGACCGGATAACAGGTATGGACTATTTCCATCGTTGTCTTTTAGATGGCGTGTTTCTGGGGAAGAATTTCTTAAACAGGCAAATTTTATAGAGGATTTAAGTTTGAGAGCCAGTTATGGTCAAAGTGGTGGCGTACCGAATAAAAATTACCTTTATTTTAACCAATACACGCCATTTGATTACAGCTATATGGGGCAATCGGGAGTTTTTCCTTCGAATATGGAACTATCTAACCTTAAATGGCAGACAGTTACTGGAATTAATTTCGGTTTTAATCTCTGGTTATTTAAAAATCGTTTGCTTTTAGATGCTGAAGTATACAGGAACCGGACAACAGATATGTTTTTTGACAAGTTAGCCTTACCAACTTATACAGGTTTCGATAAATATTCAGCAAATATCGGAACTATGGATAATCAGGGTTGGGAGGTTATGTTAAATACAATTCCTTATAAGAAAGGGAAGGTACAAGTGGGTTTCGATTTTAATATAGCCCGAAATGTAAATATAATAAGAGAAGTATCTGAATATTTTCCACGTGATAATGGAATAAAGATTAACCAAAATGGAAAATACCGTTCTTATCTCCTTGAAGGAAACCCATTTGGATCTTTTTACGGATTTAAATATTTAGGGGTGTACAGTACTGAAGACGAGACGATTGCCAGAGACGCAAATGGGAATAAAATTACAGGGCCAAATGGACAACAAATTCATATGAGATTTGGTTACCCGTCAATAGATTATGTTTTTCAGGCTGGTGATGCAAAATATGAAGATATTAATCATGACGGAAATATAGATGAAAAGGATATTGTGTATTTGGGAAATGGAATACCTAAAATAACTGGCGGTTTTGGACCCAGCTTAACTTATAAAGGGTTGACCATACGTACTTTCTTTAATTACCGTCTTGGATACCAGGTTATTAATGCCGCAACTATGAATACTACCAATATGTATTCTTATGACAACCAGAGCACTGCAGTGTTGAGAAGATGGCGTAATCCGGGTGATGTAACGGATATCCCGAGGGCTCTTTTTAAGAAAGGATATAATTGGTTGGGATCTGATAGGTATGTGGAAGAAGGTTCTTTTGTAAGATTCAAATCTGTGACAGTAAGGTATAACCTGGCACACAATGTTTTAAACAAAATGAAGGTTAGAAGCGCCAGTGTATACGTAACAGGTGAAAACTTAGTAACGTGGACAAAGTACCGTGGCCAGGATCCGGATATATCTACCCGTGGTGATAATGATCCGTTTAAAATTAATGTCGATAATTCGTTAACACCACCAAGCAGAAATATCCTTTTTGGTTTAACTGTAGGATTTTAA
- a CDS encoding fasciclin domain-containing protein codes for MKRDFKTWCLLIIVMIISILGCEKQSLVYTTDNSVNITGYLDSDPGNFSEFRKILELTGTAGYLNAWGAYTLFLPNNSAVEAYLKDVGKTSVEQVDIETWKNLVKFHLIEDTLSTSNFKDGKLPNLTMYGQYLITGAQNLNGVTKITVNRQANLVKGNVIAGNGVIHVIDRMLIPAKLSLAKMIEADPKYSIFTQALKETSLYDSLNILPVNNKNRWFTVIAETDSTLQAAGFPNYAALKARLSKTGNPKSPADSLRKFVEFHILPEIKYLSDIVSAPSHATVAPAEVITSKLSGTKVLINDDDFNGKHETGITLKRDGSDISATNGVLHTAAPYTAAGVTSSGHLAIKVRVPLRIDWDVADFPELRALPAYFRRAKTTFAGPVNLSTIFTVGGARNTALYYEYSASEKAVYGDYLNLPLGAPNRVESFTLTTPLLVRGKYKVWICYKYYKKSSSNKANVNQVSIDGVPMQRTFDSMAKRPSGSEAELEAQGWKQYLNNQTDNNYNSRLLGIIDLPSTKTYKFEIKWVSGSSSDTYIDLVQFIPVDQNQIHPMINQDGTREY; via the coding sequence ATGAAAAGAGATTTCAAAACATGGTGCTTGCTTATCATCGTAATGATAATAAGCATTTTAGGTTGCGAAAAGCAATCTTTAGTTTACACTACAGATAATAGTGTAAATATTACTGGATATTTAGATAGTGATCCGGGAAATTTTTCTGAGTTCCGAAAAATTTTGGAATTAACCGGTACGGCAGGATATCTCAATGCCTGGGGAGCTTATACGCTTTTCTTGCCGAATAATAGTGCTGTGGAAGCTTATCTGAAAGATGTGGGTAAAACTTCTGTTGAACAGGTGGATATTGAGACATGGAAAAACCTGGTTAAGTTTCATCTTATAGAGGACACTCTGTCGACAAGTAACTTTAAAGACGGTAAATTGCCTAATTTAACCATGTATGGCCAGTATCTGATTACAGGTGCACAAAATTTAAACGGGGTGACAAAGATAACCGTTAATCGCCAGGCGAATTTGGTAAAGGGGAATGTTATTGCCGGTAACGGAGTAATACACGTAATAGATCGTATGTTAATTCCTGCTAAATTATCATTAGCAAAAATGATTGAAGCGGATCCCAAATATTCTATTTTTACTCAAGCACTAAAAGAAACCAGTCTATATGATTCTTTGAATATACTTCCGGTAAACAATAAGAATCGCTGGTTTACAGTTATAGCGGAAACAGACTCAACTTTGCAAGCCGCAGGTTTTCCAAACTATGCCGCATTAAAGGCCAGACTATCGAAAACTGGTAATCCAAAAAGCCCGGCAGATAGCCTTCGTAAATTTGTGGAATTCCATATTTTACCAGAAATAAAGTATCTATCAGATATCGTGTCAGCTCCTTCTCACGCAACTGTAGCTCCGGCCGAAGTGATAACTTCTAAACTGTCTGGCACCAAAGTGCTCATTAATGATGATGATTTTAATGGTAAACATGAAACTGGTATCACTTTGAAAAGAGATGGTAGTGATATCTCTGCCACCAACGGTGTTTTGCATACTGCTGCGCCTTATACAGCCGCCGGAGTAACCAGTTCGGGGCATTTAGCTATAAAAGTACGCGTACCGCTTAGAATAGATTGGGATGTGGCGGATTTCCCTGAGTTAAGGGCTTTACCAGCATATTTTAGACGGGCGAAAACAACTTTTGCTGGTCCGGTTAATTTAAGTACAATATTCACAGTAGGTGGAGCAAGAAATACAGCTTTATACTATGAATACAGTGCCTCGGAAAAAGCGGTATATGGCGATTATTTGAATTTACCATTAGGTGCGCCAAACCGCGTCGAATCGTTTACTTTAACCACTCCTTTATTGGTAAGAGGAAAGTATAAAGTGTGGATTTGTTATAAATATTACAAAAAATCCTCGAGCAATAAAGCCAATGTTAATCAGGTGTCTATAGATGGAGTGCCAATGCAACGGACTTTTGATTCCATGGCAAAAAGACCTTCAGGGTCAGAAGCTGAGCTGGAAGCACAGGGCTGGAAGCAATATCTTAATAACCAGACCGACAATAACTACAATAGCCGGTTATTGGGAATTATTGATCTGCCATCTACAAAGACCTATAAGTTTGAGATTAAGTGGGTAAGCGGTTCATCCAGTGATACCTATATAGATTTAGTGCAGTTTATTCCTGTAGATCAAAATCAAATACACCCAATGATAAATCAAGACGGAACCCGGGAATATTAA
- a CDS encoding RagB/SusD family nutrient uptake outer membrane protein: MKAREIKYTLIILLMLFTSTSCNKWLDLKPEDGIIRQNYWKTKEQLNAAVIGCYSSLLNYDLIYQLFRWGEMRGDMLSLTPVSSIDDLNITEGNILPSNSITVWAPVYQTINYCNTVIEFGPLVVDSDKTLSELQLNAYLAEAHAIRGLMYFYLLKAFGEVPLQLKASSSDNTLEQLAKSSKEEVYKLIIEDFKFAETHAVLTYGDKNNDRGRITKYTSYAMLADAYLWNDNYQDCITYCDKIINSGQFALFQAPDQQTFFNTVYRNRLGYSQESVFELHFDSQRQNPAYTFFAASTRPYLMGAKVSDYFGLDELNPLNKDYRGDGASYKSDDQSIAKAAGIYSGTDFKLVDNTNSTANWFIYRYSDILLFKAEALTWTNKGQEALDLIHAVRSRANAIEATEEAPAENDPEAISAYILRERSREFAFEGKRWFDMLRIAKRNNYRQLDLMLEIIAESAPADRQQSILNKYKDVRSHYFPISQYELQADKNLVQNPFYQ, from the coding sequence ATGAAAGCAAGAGAAATTAAATATACCCTTATTATTTTATTGATGTTATTTACATCAACATCATGTAATAAATGGTTGGATCTTAAACCAGAAGACGGAATCATCAGGCAGAATTACTGGAAAACAAAAGAACAGTTGAATGCTGCAGTGATAGGGTGTTATTCATCTTTATTAAACTACGATCTCATTTACCAGCTTTTCAGATGGGGGGAGATGCGTGGAGATATGTTATCATTAACTCCTGTATCATCCATCGATGATTTGAATATTACAGAAGGTAATATTCTACCGTCCAATTCTATCACAGTGTGGGCGCCCGTTTATCAGACTATCAACTACTGCAATACTGTTATAGAGTTTGGCCCACTTGTAGTGGATTCTGATAAAACATTGTCTGAATTACAATTGAATGCGTATTTGGCAGAGGCACATGCTATTAGAGGATTGATGTACTTCTATTTATTGAAAGCTTTTGGTGAAGTGCCGTTACAACTTAAGGCTTCCTCCAGCGATAATACTCTAGAACAATTAGCTAAAAGTTCAAAAGAGGAAGTTTATAAATTAATAATCGAGGACTTTAAGTTTGCGGAGACACACGCTGTATTGACCTACGGAGATAAAAATAATGATAGAGGTCGTATAACTAAATATACGAGTTATGCGATGCTTGCAGATGCTTATTTGTGGAATGATAACTATCAGGACTGTATCACCTACTGTGACAAAATAATTAATTCGGGGCAGTTTGCTTTATTTCAGGCACCAGACCAGCAAACTTTTTTCAATACTGTTTATAGAAATAGATTAGGTTATTCTCAGGAAAGTGTTTTCGAGTTACACTTCGATAGTCAGAGACAAAACCCAGCCTATACTTTTTTTGCGGCTTCAACGAGACCTTATCTTATGGGGGCCAAAGTTTCTGACTATTTCGGTTTGGATGAGTTAAACCCATTGAACAAAGATTATCGGGGAGATGGTGCATCATATAAAAGTGATGACCAATCGATAGCTAAAGCTGCAGGTATTTATAGCGGTACTGACTTTAAACTGGTAGATAACACAAATTCTACTGCAAATTGGTTTATCTATCGTTACTCAGACATATTACTGTTTAAGGCAGAAGCATTAACGTGGACCAATAAGGGGCAGGAGGCTTTAGACCTTATACATGCAGTGCGTTCTAGAGCAAATGCCATAGAAGCAACTGAAGAGGCCCCTGCTGAAAACGACCCTGAGGCTATATCTGCATATATTTTAAGAGAGCGATCCAGAGAGTTTGCCTTTGAAGGAAAAAGATGGTTTGATATGTTGCGTATAGCAAAAAGAAATAACTATAGGCAATTGGATCTGATGCTTGAAATTATAGCGGAATCGGCTCCGGCAGATCGCCAGCAGTCTATTTTGAATAAATATAAAGATGTACGGAGTCATTATTTTCCAATTAGCCAGTACGAATTACAGGCTGATAAGAATTTGGTTCAAAATCCATTTTATCAATAA
- a CDS encoding fasciclin domain-containing protein — MIKTFKYSYILFCSLVLFISSCTKWDDHNAAIEASLDKNLLDQIRDNPDLSKFNEYLSQTGYDEVLASSKTLTVWAPDNAALAALDPAIVNNKEQLKLLIGNHISFLSYFSTDPNPQLRVRTLSQKNIVFTSSKYEEANVKKANSYGSNGVLHVIDKAIVPKMNIWEYLNSSSDATLQKAELNSLNYTKRDTSKSEVIGYDQATGKPIFKEGVGLISRNLYLEKDNIASEDSVYTYILLTDNAYTTEVNKLKPYFKTADAHLTDSVTHYNVIKSLAISGKYHPNNLPVKLYSAKDSVIYTLDKSAIVKTYEASNGIVYVMNKLDYDMVSKLRPVRIEGEGAYTLQSSKTVQIRTRRNSLDINDPLYRSFFKDLLIENHGVSGFWVKYQSVLKSVKYKVYVRAVRDFNLIPPAGSSEITQFRMRIAFGANTATDIPYYENVGVIKNGDGTYSPNYNKVYVGEYTVAEYGRKDIFLVANNVTTNGLNTLLLDYIELVPVP, encoded by the coding sequence ATGATTAAGACTTTCAAGTATTCATATATACTATTTTGTAGCCTGGTATTGTTTATCAGCTCATGTACCAAGTGGGACGATCACAATGCGGCAATAGAAGCGTCACTCGATAAAAATTTGCTGGATCAAATCAGGGATAATCCAGATTTAAGTAAATTTAATGAGTATTTATCCCAAACAGGATACGATGAGGTACTAGCTTCTTCGAAAACGCTTACTGTTTGGGCACCTGATAATGCAGCATTGGCTGCTTTGGATCCTGCTATTGTTAATAACAAAGAGCAACTGAAGTTACTCATTGGAAATCATATTTCTTTTCTATCTTATTTTTCTACAGATCCTAACCCGCAATTACGGGTTAGGACTCTAAGTCAAAAAAATATTGTCTTTACATCATCCAAATATGAAGAAGCAAATGTAAAAAAAGCCAATTCCTACGGGAGCAATGGGGTTTTGCATGTGATAGATAAAGCGATTGTTCCTAAAATGAATATCTGGGAGTACTTGAATAGTTCTTCGGATGCCACTTTGCAAAAGGCAGAGCTAAACTCACTTAACTATACAAAAAGAGATACCAGTAAGTCCGAAGTAATAGGCTATGACCAGGCTACCGGGAAACCAATTTTTAAAGAGGGAGTAGGTTTGATAAGTCGTAATCTATATTTAGAGAAAGATAATATCGCAAGTGAGGATTCGGTATATACCTATATTTTATTGACTGACAATGCTTATACTACCGAAGTAAATAAATTAAAACCATATTTTAAGACAGCCGACGCACATTTAACGGATAGTGTTACTCATTATAATGTTATTAAAAGTTTAGCGATCAGTGGAAAATACCATCCTAATAATCTGCCTGTAAAGCTTTATTCTGCAAAAGACAGTGTAATTTATACTTTAGATAAGAGCGCCATTGTTAAAACTTATGAGGCAAGTAATGGGATTGTTTATGTAATGAATAAGCTGGATTATGATATGGTAAGCAAATTAAGGCCTGTGAGAATTGAAGGCGAAGGGGCTTATACTTTACAATCATCTAAAACAGTCCAAATAAGAACACGTAGAAATTCCCTGGATATAAACGATCCACTTTACAGAAGCTTTTTTAAAGATTTGTTAATCGAAAATCATGGAGTATCAGGTTTTTGGGTCAAGTATCAATCGGTACTGAAATCAGTTAAATATAAAGTCTATGTCCGGGCCGTAAGGGATTTTAATCTCATTCCTCCGGCTGGAAGTTCTGAGATAACACAGTTCCGGATGCGAATAGCGTTTGGTGCCAATACAGCAACTGATATTCCTTACTATGAAAATGTAGGAGTGATTAAAAATGGTGACGGGACTTATTCACCTAATTACAACAAAGTTTACGTAGGAGAATATACTGTTGCAGAATATGGGAGAAAGGACATCTTTCTGGTTGCGAATAATGTTACAACCAATGGCTTAAATACGCTATTGCTTGATTATATAGAATTAGTACCCGTTCCTTAA
- a CDS encoding fasciclin domain-containing protein — protein sequence MLRVLKNVVLSSICFCFFLTSCVKKEFEDFYKRPDNLADPIYQQLVSRGNFTSLLKCIDKAGYKETLSSGGYWTFFAADDDAFSKYLNSIGKSNADDIDAELARKIVTYNLVYNAYREDELIKYQAPGQTTSIKPEYAFKRKTAYYDFVYTTKIKDTLTKVINTNRNGGLYVASDNNNKYIPYFSIKSLQGIQLSASDYKQLFPNADYKDFNVVDAKVKERNIVAENGIIHVIDKVILPLDNIDSYIASKAEYSEFKKLLDLAATYSYNDEITKRYQALSNSIDKVYLKQYNPSLAFAPNNENFLNSGTDAQINGYSIFVPTNAELLAYTKDVLKYYKTFEEAPRSILYDFLNAHMWRTQVWLSKINNEGNASGETANFSPSAIIDKKVLSNGFFYGINTVQRANAFHTVYSFAYLDPKYKLMKFALDGGLKPLITIPAAKYTMFMMSDTEIRAAGYDYYDDKSNWGYLKPGTTGTVDVSDGAKARINRILETSVVPTPNGELNDLSGKGIVEAYNGEYIKYDAGKVYASGNVETNTPVTIDSSGAAINGKVYYTKNLLTFTETPVPVTIAKLATNYPSDFGHFWNYLKNASIFGEADNSILQVALGSFYTFLIPNNAAIEKAVKDGVLPGNTTTGVPNFTSADPRDVEKVTNFIYYHILDKNTVASDGHKSGGYATLLKNANGNVLFLNVVSPSKNNLSFNDAYGNNVTININRSNNLAYRTIIHSLNSYLKFNVQ from the coding sequence ATGTTAAGAGTATTAAAAAACGTAGTCCTATCTTCTATTTGTTTTTGCTTTTTCTTGACTTCTTGTGTGAAAAAGGAGTTTGAAGATTTTTACAAGCGCCCGGATAATTTAGCTGACCCAATATATCAGCAACTTGTGTCGCGGGGTAATTTTACCAGTTTATTAAAATGTATTGATAAAGCTGGTTACAAGGAAACTTTGAGTAGTGGAGGGTATTGGACCTTCTTTGCTGCTGATGACGATGCTTTTTCGAAGTATCTAAATAGCATCGGAAAAAGTAATGCAGATGATATCGATGCTGAACTCGCCAGGAAAATTGTAACCTATAATCTGGTTTACAATGCCTATCGCGAAGATGAGCTGATTAAATATCAGGCACCCGGTCAGACAACATCAATTAAGCCAGAATATGCTTTTAAACGTAAAACTGCATATTATGATTTTGTTTATACAACAAAAATAAAAGATACACTAACAAAGGTTATAAACACAAATCGAAATGGAGGGCTTTACGTAGCTTCGGATAACAATAATAAGTATATCCCTTATTTCTCAATAAAGTCTCTGCAAGGCATTCAGCTAAGCGCATCCGACTATAAGCAACTTTTTCCTAACGCAGATTATAAAGATTTTAATGTAGTTGATGCCAAGGTTAAAGAAAGAAATATAGTGGCTGAGAATGGTATAATACATGTTATAGATAAGGTGATTTTACCATTGGATAATATTGATTCATATATTGCATCTAAAGCAGAGTATAGCGAATTTAAAAAGTTGTTGGATTTAGCTGCTACTTATTCCTACAACGACGAAATAACTAAAAGGTACCAGGCGCTTTCGAATTCAATAGATAAGGTATATCTTAAACAATACAATCCAAGTCTTGCCTTTGCGCCAAATAATGAGAATTTTCTTAATTCCGGTACAGATGCCCAAATTAATGGTTACAGCATTTTTGTACCAACGAATGCTGAGTTATTAGCTTATACAAAAGATGTATTAAAATATTATAAAACGTTTGAGGAGGCCCCACGTTCAATACTGTATGATTTCTTAAACGCTCATATGTGGCGTACACAGGTATGGTTGAGTAAGATAAATAATGAAGGAAATGCTTCTGGTGAGACTGCAAATTTCAGTCCATCAGCTATTATAGATAAGAAGGTTTTAAGTAATGGTTTTTTCTATGGTATAAATACTGTACAAAGGGCAAATGCTTTTCATACGGTTTATAGTTTTGCTTATCTAGATCCTAAATATAAGTTAATGAAGTTTGCATTAGACGGAGGATTAAAGCCCTTAATAACAATTCCTGCCGCTAAGTATACTATGTTTATGATGTCTGATACTGAAATCAGAGCAGCTGGTTACGACTATTATGATGATAAGTCAAACTGGGGATATCTGAAACCTGGTACAACGGGAACAGTAGATGTTTCAGACGGAGCTAAAGCAAGGATAAATCGTATTCTGGAAACATCTGTTGTCCCTACTCCAAATGGCGAGTTAAATGATCTTTCAGGCAAAGGAATTGTAGAAGCCTATAATGGGGAATACATAAAATATGATGCAGGTAAAGTTTATGCAAGCGGCAATGTAGAAACTAATACACCTGTGACAATAGATAGTTCAGGAGCGGCAATAAACGGGAAGGTATATTATACAAAAAACTTACTTACTTTCACGGAAACACCTGTTCCGGTCACTATAGCGAAACTTGCTACGAATTATCCTTCTGATTTCGGACATTTTTGGAATTATTTGAAAAACGCATCAATTTTTGGTGAAGCGGATAATAGTATTCTACAGGTTGCGCTCGGATCATTTTATACATTTTTAATCCCAAATAATGCTGCGATAGAAAAAGCGGTTAAGGACGGGGTTTTGCCAGGTAACACCACAACAGGAGTTCCTAATTTTACATCTGCTGACCCTCGGGATGTTGAAAAAGTTACCAACTTTATTTATTACCACATACTTGATAAGAATACAGTTGCAAGCGATGGGCACAAGAGTGGCGGGTATGCAACTTTGTTAAAAAATGCTAATGGTAACGTGTTGTTTTTGAATGTAGTAAGTCCATCGAAAAACAATCTCTCTTTTAATGACGCCTATGGCAACAATGTGACTATAAACATAAATAGAAGCAACAATTTGGCTTATCGTACGATAATTCACTCGCTTAACTCTTATTTGAAATTTAATGTCCAATAA